In Triticum aestivum cultivar Chinese Spring chromosome 5B, IWGSC CS RefSeq v2.1, whole genome shotgun sequence, the following proteins share a genomic window:
- the LOC123115311 gene encoding uncharacterized protein codes for MACKVAGAVVLFVLLIAQYSSKAVRFIFCKKGKLVIELLRLFRSARQVRPRPHARTNPISIPSHSRRRRHPPLAPAAGIRPATSTAGPPPRRAESAEASASQAPPNLPPTTEDRSLHRTPETILPQAAQFPPVYSSGFPSDVHRPYYLAAGELPADYRYVKSQGDKQLWYKNAAHLTSDCAPETVASHRRLPPTHRPAAIIYLLSYWIAGQPPSATSRLAGQRGRLTLSHRTATAVYLCLVVNCVLEIPSENLLGYSNSAMYPGSCLLNMYFYLVIFIFMALP; via the exons ATGGCTTGCAAGGTCGCCGGAGCTGTGGTCCTCTTCGTTCTGCTCATTGCGCAGTACTCATCGAAAGCAG TTAG ATTTATTTTCTGTAAAAAGGGTAAATTAGTAATTGAGCTGCTCCGTCTGTTCCGTTCCGCACGACAAGTTCGTCCCCGTCCCCACGCACGGACGAATCCAATCTCAATCCCCtcgcatagccgccgccgccgccaccctcctctcgCTCCTGCCGCAGGGATCCGGCCGGCCACCAGTACTGCAGGCCCTCCACCGCGGCGCGCCGAGTCGGCGGAAGCCTCCGCTTCCCAGGCGCCCCCTAACCTGCCGCCGACGACAGAGGATCGATCTCTCCACCGTACGCCGGAAACCATACTGCCTCAGGCTGCGCAGTTCCCTCCTGTTTACTCGAGCGGTTTCCCCTCTGACGTCCATCGCCCGTACTACCTCGCCGCAGGCGAGCTTCCCGCCGACTACAG GTATGTGAAAAGTCAAGGTGACAAACAACTGTGGTATAAGAATGCTGCACATTTGACATCGGATTGTGCACCTGAG ACAGTTGCCAGTCACCGTCGTTTACCTCCAACTCACCGGCCAGCCGCCATCATCTACCTCCTGTCTTATTGGATCGCCGGACAGCCGCCATCGGCTACCTCCCGCCTTGCCGGACAGCGCGGTCGTCTAACTTTGTCTCACCGGACAGCCACCGCTGTCTACCTCTGCCTCGTAGTTAATTGTGTACTAGAAATTCCTTCTGAGAACTTGTTAGGTTATTCTAACTCTGCCATGTATCCAGGATCTTGTTTACTGAATATGTACTTTTAtttagtgattttcattttcatgGCACTTCCatga